Proteins from a genomic interval of Fundidesulfovibrio putealis DSM 16056:
- a CDS encoding CopG family ribbon-helix-helix protein: protein MGVASTIRTDGETLVRLDAVAKQMGRSRNWALNKAIEDFIEYHEWYIAKVNEGIKAAEEGRFASKDEVDAVFAEFGAG from the coding sequence ATGGGAGTCGCAAGCACGATACGCACGGACGGTGAAACCCTGGTCAGGCTGGACGCCGTCGCAAAGCAGATGGGGCGCAGCCGCAACTGGGCCTTGAACAAGGCCATTGAAGACTTCATCGAATACCACGAGTGGTACATCGCCAAGGTGAATGAGGGCATCAAGGCCGCCGAGGAGGGGCGCTTCGCATCCAAGGACGAGGTGGACGCCGTGTTCGCCGAGTTCGGGGCCGGTTGA
- a CDS encoding metallophosphoesterase family protein gives MKRPLLLLLFALLLAACAAPQATRARETGRDYQRVVVLSDPHYGRAQAGGTSGGKEPSPDLKLRAVEDVNSWEDVDLVAVTGDIVAKYGSEEEYARAARFLRAIRKPKAVIAGNHEYMYADAPEGGKLVRATPQERSLKLERFRRDLGVPELHYTVALGQYLLVFLSPDVTDGEFLTEISAAQLDWLADTLRAHPGSPTLIFFHAPLKGTLDTYSEKINSPQRVAQPEQAIHDVLMANPQVKAWVSGHTHTPPAQPSFLSDVNLYHGRVVGVHNTDMNRKTIWSNSIFLYNDKIVIRTWNHTEARWQDGLERTIPAR, from the coding sequence GTGAAGAGACCGCTTCTCCTGCTTTTGTTCGCCCTCCTGCTGGCCGCGTGCGCCGCGCCGCAGGCCACGCGCGCCCGCGAAACAGGCCGCGACTACCAGCGAGTGGTGGTCCTGAGCGACCCCCACTACGGGCGCGCCCAGGCCGGCGGCACTTCCGGCGGGAAAGAGCCGTCCCCGGACCTGAAGCTCCGGGCGGTGGAGGACGTGAACTCGTGGGAGGATGTCGATCTCGTGGCCGTGACCGGCGACATCGTGGCCAAGTACGGCAGCGAAGAGGAGTACGCGCGGGCGGCGCGCTTTCTACGCGCCATCCGCAAGCCCAAGGCCGTGATCGCGGGAAATCACGAATACATGTACGCCGACGCCCCCGAGGGCGGGAAGCTCGTCCGGGCCACTCCTCAGGAACGCAGCCTCAAGCTCGAACGCTTCAGGCGTGATCTGGGCGTGCCGGAACTTCATTATACGGTCGCGCTCGGCCAGTACCTCCTGGTGTTTCTCTCCCCGGACGTGACCGACGGCGAGTTCCTCACGGAAATCTCGGCCGCCCAACTGGACTGGCTGGCCGACACGCTCCGGGCGCATCCGGGCTCCCCAACGCTGATCTTCTTCCACGCGCCGCTCAAGGGAACCCTGGACACCTACAGCGAGAAGATAAACTCCCCCCAGCGCGTGGCCCAGCCGGAACAGGCGATCCACGACGTGCTCATGGCCAATCCGCAGGTCAAGGCCTGGGTCTCCGGCCACACCCACACGCCCCCCGCGCAACCGAGCTTCCTGTCCGATGTGAACCTGTACCATGGCCGCGTCGTTGGCGTTCACAACACGGACATGAACCGCAAGACCATCTGGTCCAATTCCATCTTTCTCTACAATGACAAAATAGTAATCAGGACCTGGAACCACACGGAAGCACGCTGGCAGGACGGCCTGGAACGGACCATCCCGGCCAGATGA
- a CDS encoding type II toxin-antitoxin system RelE/ParE family toxin, whose translation MVVWTVTAKEDLRGQLEYIARDDPEAARAMAVRIKASCGVLGQFSRVGREGMVKGTRELVIPGSPYVCVYRVAQGRVEILRLLHTRMMWPA comes from the coding sequence ATGGTCGTCTGGACCGTCACGGCCAAGGAGGACCTGCGCGGACAGCTCGAGTACATCGCCCGAGACGACCCCGAGGCTGCACGGGCCATGGCCGTGCGCATCAAGGCCTCCTGCGGGGTGCTTGGGCAGTTTTCCAGGGTAGGACGGGAGGGCATGGTGAAAGGCACCAGGGAACTGGTGATTCCGGGCTCGCCCTACGTGTGCGTTTACCGCGTGGCTCAGGGCCGGGTGGAGATTTTGCGCCTTTTGCACACCAGGATGATGTGGCCCGCCTAG
- a CDS encoding acetate kinase, producing the protein MKVLVLNCGSSSLKYQLIDMNSDAVLCSGLAERIGESMGKITHKSFPGADNQKVLTVEEPFADHTAALGRCAGMITGGEAPVATPEEIGAIGHRVVHGGEAFREPTVITPEVVATIRKFCSLAPLHNPAGLMGIEAATALFPGVTQAAVFDTAFHGTIPDYAYLFPIPFDLYEELGIRRYGFHGTSHGYVAKKLAQIIGKPFEKTSCVTVHLGNGCSMAAVKNGQCVDTSMGLTPLMGLMMGTRSGDVDPSLHAFLAANKGMTIAQVDTLLNKESGLKGICGLNDMRDIHSAREKGDKKAELALKMFCYRVKHYVGAYLAALDGCDAVVFTAGIGENDPDVRQFSCDTLGAVGVKIDRDRNYGFKRGQITKISTDDSPVAVYIIPTNEELEIATQTYSLINGK; encoded by the coding sequence ATGAAGGTTCTCGTACTGAACTGCGGCAGCTCGTCGCTGAAATACCAGCTCATCGACATGAACTCCGACGCCGTGCTCTGCTCCGGCCTTGCCGAGCGCATCGGCGAGTCCATGGGCAAGATCACCCACAAGTCCTTCCCCGGCGCGGACAACCAGAAGGTGCTCACCGTGGAGGAGCCTTTCGCGGACCACACCGCCGCCCTGGGCCGCTGCGCGGGCATGATCACCGGCGGCGAGGCCCCCGTGGCCACCCCCGAGGAGATCGGCGCCATCGGACACCGCGTGGTGCACGGCGGCGAGGCCTTCCGCGAGCCCACCGTCATCACCCCCGAAGTGGTGGCCACCATCAGGAAGTTCTGCTCGCTGGCCCCGCTGCACAACCCCGCCGGGCTCATGGGCATCGAGGCCGCCACGGCCCTGTTCCCCGGCGTGACCCAGGCCGCCGTGTTCGACACCGCCTTCCACGGCACCATCCCGGACTACGCCTACCTCTTCCCCATCCCCTTCGACCTGTATGAAGAGCTGGGAATCCGCCGCTACGGCTTCCACGGCACCTCCCACGGCTATGTCGCCAAGAAGCTGGCCCAGATCATCGGCAAGCCCTTCGAGAAGACCAGCTGCGTCACCGTGCACCTGGGCAACGGCTGCTCCATGGCCGCCGTGAAGAACGGCCAGTGCGTGGACACCTCCATGGGCCTGACCCCGCTCATGGGCCTGATGATGGGCACCCGCTCCGGCGACGTGGACCCCTCGCTGCACGCCTTCCTGGCCGCCAACAAGGGCATGACCATCGCCCAGGTGGACACCCTGCTGAACAAGGAAAGCGGTCTGAAGGGCATCTGCGGATTGAACGACATGCGCGACATCCACAGCGCGCGCGAGAAGGGCGACAAGAAGGCCGAACTGGCCCTCAAGATGTTCTGCTACCGCGTGAAGCACTACGTGGGCGCGTACCTGGCCGCCCTGGACGGCTGCGACGCCGTGGTGTTCACCGCAGGCATCGGCGAGAACGACCCCGACGTGCGCCAGTTCTCCTGCGACACCCTGGGCGCGGTGGGCGTGAAGATCGACCGCGACCGCAACTACGGCTTCAAGCGCGGCCAGATCACCAAGATCTCCACCGACGACTCCCCGGTGGCCGTGTACATCATCCCCACCAACGAAGAGCTGGAGATCGCCACCCAGACCTATTCGCTCATCAACGGCAAATAG
- the nifH gene encoding nitrogenase iron protein, which translates to MRKIAIYGKGGIGKSTTTQNTVAGLATLGHKVMVVGCDPKADSTRLLLGGLQQKTVLDTLREEGEDVELEDILKPGFKGTMCTESGGPEPGVGCAGRGIITSINLLEQLGAYKEDKKLDYVFYDVLGDVVCGGFAMPIREGKAQEIYIVVSGEMMAMYAANNICKGIVKFAEAGGVRLGGLICNSRKVDREEDLINALAERLGTKMIHFVPRENQVQRAELNRKTVIEFSPEHAQADEYLALASKIQDNQNFVVPNPLSIEELESLLVKYGIAN; encoded by the coding sequence ATGAGAAAGATCGCTATTTACGGAAAAGGCGGCATCGGCAAGTCCACCACCACCCAGAACACCGTAGCCGGTCTGGCCACCCTGGGCCACAAGGTCATGGTCGTGGGTTGCGATCCCAAGGCCGACTCCACCCGCCTGCTCCTCGGCGGCCTTCAGCAGAAGACCGTTCTGGACACCCTTCGCGAGGAAGGCGAGGACGTCGAACTCGAAGACATCCTGAAGCCCGGCTTCAAGGGCACCATGTGCACCGAGTCCGGCGGTCCCGAGCCCGGCGTCGGCTGCGCTGGTCGCGGCATCATCACCTCCATCAACCTGCTGGAGCAGCTGGGCGCCTACAAGGAAGACAAGAAGCTCGACTACGTCTTCTACGACGTCCTGGGCGACGTTGTCTGCGGCGGCTTCGCCATGCCCATCCGTGAAGGCAAGGCCCAGGAGATCTACATCGTCGTCTCCGGCGAGATGATGGCCATGTACGCCGCCAACAACATCTGCAAGGGCATCGTGAAGTTCGCCGAAGCCGGCGGAGTACGCCTGGGCGGCCTGATCTGCAACTCCCGCAAGGTCGACCGCGAAGAGGACCTGATCAACGCCCTGGCCGAGCGCCTTGGCACCAAGATGATCCACTTCGTCCCCCGCGAGAACCAGGTGCAGCGCGCCGAGCTCAACCGCAAGACGGTCATCGAATTCTCGCCCGAGCACGCCCAGGCCGACGAGTACCTGGCCCTGGCCTCCAAGATCCAGGACAACCAGAATTTCGTGGTCCCCAACCCGCTGTCCATCGAAGAGCTGGAATCCCTGCTCGTGAAGTACGGCATCGCCAACTAG
- a CDS encoding cupin domain-containing protein has product MTDSKPPYTIADKLPIVATPDVKVTLMTYAPGQEVPWHTHTTVTDATFCLEGNVSLDFRGPEESASLQCGDWREVAPGRAHRVRCLGPGPCRVLLVQGVGAYDFVPDAS; this is encoded by the coding sequence ATGACAGATTCCAAGCCCCCCTACACCATCGCGGACAAGCTCCCCATCGTGGCCACCCCGGACGTGAAGGTCACGCTCATGACCTACGCCCCCGGCCAGGAAGTCCCCTGGCACACCCACACCACGGTCACGGACGCCACCTTCTGCCTGGAAGGCAACGTGAGCCTCGATTTTCGCGGCCCCGAAGAGTCCGCATCCCTGCAATGCGGCGACTGGCGCGAGGTCGCGCCCGGACGCGCCCACCGGGTGCGCTGCCTGGGTCCCGGACCCTGCCGGGTGCTGCTTGTGCAGGGTGTTGGAGCATACGATTTCGTGCCGGACGCCTCCTGA
- a CDS encoding P-II family nitrogen regulator yields the protein MSLIMIRSIVRPEKADDVMAALMESGFPAATKLAVAGRGKQRGIKIGEVTYDEIPKVQIMTVVSEKDKDYVIKTIVDAARTGGKGNFGDGKIFVSPVDEMFTISSGVKETDLSSIGEARP from the coding sequence ATGTCCCTTATCATGATCCGCTCCATCGTCCGCCCCGAGAAGGCTGACGACGTCATGGCCGCACTCATGGAATCCGGCTTCCCGGCCGCCACCAAACTGGCCGTGGCCGGTCGTGGCAAGCAGCGCGGCATAAAGATCGGCGAAGTGACCTACGACGAAATCCCCAAGGTCCAGATCATGACCGTCGTGTCCGAGAAGGACAAGGACTACGTCATCAAGACCATCGTGGACGCCGCCCGCACCGGCGGAAAGGGCAACTTCGGCGACGGCAAGATCTTCGTCTCCCCCGTTGACGAGATGTTCACCATCAGCTCCGGCGTGAAGGAGACCGACCTGTCTTCGATTGGGGAGGCCAGGCCATGA
- a CDS encoding P-II family nitrogen regulator has translation MKEVIAVVRMNKMNQTKQALTDAGIAAFFAHEAWGRGKGLVNAEVAAAAAAGNQEAAEILGSKGKLFAKRMVTVVVPDEKVGTVVEAISSVNKTGKPGDGKIFILPLSDSVRVRTGESGACAIE, from the coding sequence ATGAAGGAAGTCATCGCAGTCGTTCGCATGAACAAGATGAACCAGACCAAGCAGGCCCTCACCGACGCAGGTATCGCGGCCTTCTTCGCCCACGAGGCCTGGGGCCGGGGCAAGGGCCTGGTGAACGCGGAAGTGGCCGCCGCCGCCGCTGCGGGCAACCAGGAAGCCGCCGAGATCCTGGGCAGCAAGGGGAAGCTCTTCGCCAAGCGCATGGTGACCGTGGTCGTCCCCGACGAAAAGGTCGGCACCGTGGTTGAAGCGATAAGCTCCGTCAACAAGACCGGAAAGCCCGGCGACGGCAAGATCTTCATCCTGCCCCTGTCGGACTCGGTGCGGGTGCGCACCGGCGAATCTGGCGCCTGCGCCATCGAATAA
- a CDS encoding putative bifunctional diguanylate cyclase/phosphodiesterase, whose amino-acid sequence MNDLSLCSHDHEAVRLLEGLMDANPCGVVITAPDGRIERVNPAFTAITGYEPHEAVGQTPRILKSERHDKAFYTALWDELIELGHWEGEIWNRRKSGETYPERLTIQAVFSPEGRLEHYVAVFSDLSDVKLHKELLLHSAYHDGLTSLPNRDLFLDRLGMALRQARQDGQTLGVICLDLDRFKAVNESLGHVVGDIVLSEVGVRLTKLLRQADTLARLSGDAFAMLLTGLRDPQDAAHVAGRVLTSLAEPMSLQGQDLHIGASLGLTIAPTDGIDPAQLLQNAEIAMYRAKEEGRNNFQFFTEDLGERVSHNLRLENALRKALTREEFVLHYQPRVDVFTGEIKGMEALVRWQRPDGQLVGPGDFIALAEETGLIVPLGEWVLEEACRQTHFWTGQGLGEPKVSVNLSPRQLELPGFAARVLAILERTGLSPFQLEVEITENVFFKCFDTARTCLGDLAAAGITVALDDFGTGYSSLTYLKRLPIGTLKIDKSFVDGLPDDADDAGIVTAVVSIAATLGMQVVAEGVENFRQLEFLRSLNCCDGFQGYLFARPVPPMEFAALLRRGAYLLPEPERT is encoded by the coding sequence ATGAATGATCTCTCCCTCTGCTCGCATGACCATGAGGCCGTCCGTCTGCTGGAGGGCCTCATGGACGCCAACCCATGCGGCGTGGTGATCACCGCCCCGGACGGACGCATCGAGCGCGTCAACCCCGCCTTCACCGCCATCACCGGCTACGAACCGCACGAAGCCGTTGGCCAGACTCCGCGCATCCTCAAGTCCGAACGCCACGACAAAGCCTTCTACACCGCCCTCTGGGACGAGCTGATCGAACTCGGCCACTGGGAAGGCGAAATCTGGAACCGCCGCAAATCCGGCGAGACCTACCCCGAGCGCCTCACCATCCAGGCGGTGTTCTCGCCCGAGGGGCGCCTCGAGCACTACGTGGCCGTGTTCAGCGACCTCTCCGACGTGAAGCTCCACAAGGAACTCCTGCTCCACAGCGCCTACCACGACGGGCTCACCAGCCTGCCCAACCGCGACCTCTTCCTGGACCGCCTGGGCATGGCCCTGCGACAGGCCCGCCAGGACGGCCAGACCCTGGGCGTCATCTGCCTGGACCTGGACCGCTTCAAGGCCGTCAACGAGAGCCTGGGACACGTGGTCGGGGACATCGTCCTCTCCGAGGTGGGCGTAAGGCTCACGAAACTGCTGCGCCAGGCCGACACCCTGGCGCGCCTCTCCGGCGACGCCTTCGCCATGCTGCTCACCGGACTGCGCGACCCGCAGGACGCAGCGCACGTGGCCGGGCGCGTCCTTACCAGCCTCGCCGAGCCCATGTCCCTCCAGGGGCAGGATCTGCACATCGGCGCGAGCCTGGGCCTTACCATCGCGCCCACGGACGGGATCGACCCCGCCCAGCTGCTGCAGAACGCCGAAATAGCCATGTACCGGGCCAAGGAAGAGGGCCGCAACAACTTCCAGTTCTTCACCGAGGACCTGGGCGAGCGCGTCTCCCACAACCTCAGGCTGGAGAACGCCCTGCGCAAGGCCCTCACCCGGGAGGAGTTCGTCCTCCACTACCAGCCGCGCGTGGACGTGTTCACCGGCGAGATCAAGGGCATGGAGGCCCTGGTGCGCTGGCAGCGCCCGGATGGACAGCTGGTCGGGCCGGGCGATTTCATCGCCCTGGCCGAGGAGACCGGACTCATCGTGCCGCTTGGCGAATGGGTGTTGGAGGAAGCCTGCCGCCAGACGCACTTCTGGACCGGGCAGGGCCTTGGCGAGCCCAAGGTGTCCGTGAACCTCTCGCCGCGCCAGTTGGAGCTTCCCGGATTCGCGGCACGGGTGCTGGCGATCCTCGAGCGCACCGGCCTGTCGCCCTTCCAGCTGGAGGTGGAGATCACCGAGAACGTGTTCTTCAAATGCTTCGACACCGCGCGCACCTGCCTGGGCGATCTGGCCGCCGCAGGCATCACCGTGGCCCTGGACGACTTCGGCACCGGCTATTCCTCGCTGACCTACCTGAAACGCCTGCCCATCGGCACGCTCAAGATCGACAAATCCTTCGTGGACGGACTGCCCGACGACGCGGACGACGCGGGCATCGTCACGGCGGTGGTGTCCATCGCCGCCACCCTGGGCATGCAGGTGGTGGCCGAGGGCGTGGAGAACTTCAGGCAGCTGGAATTTTTGCGCTCGCTGAACTGCTGCGACGGCTTCCAGGGCTATCTGTTCGCCCGGCCCGTGCCGCCCATGGAGTTTGCGGCCCTGCTGCGGCGCGGCGCATATCTGCTGCCGGAACCGGAGCGCACATGA
- the pta gene encoding phosphate acetyltransferase gives MSKNLYIIATEARSGKSAICLGVMQLLLKDFQRVAFFRPIISGSAQGKRDHDINLILSQFYLNQRYEDSFVYTLDQARDMINQGKHTIMLENILAKFKELESRYDFVLCEGTDFMGTDSAFEFDINAEIASNLGCPVIIVANGLDKTPEKLVAATQIAIDTFEEKGLDIFATIVNRVDPGFEQKVLDGLTCKYIGGQDCLTYAIPEDATLGKPTVGDVTKWLGAQVLYGQDQLDTPVDDYIVAAMQVGNFMDYIKKGALVITPGDRADVVLACYASRLSTAYQDIAGIVLTGGLDPHKNVKKLVEGWTGIPLPVLLAEGHTYKVTRILMDLYGRIEADDQKKIASALGTFEHHVKGDDFRSRLESKKSSKITPKMFEYSLIDRAKKEKQHIVLPEGTSPRILKAADILLRRGVADLTILGKESEVQPLISQLGLDLSAAQLIDPSKSEFYEQYWTTYYGMRKAKGVTEEMARDQMLSPTYFGTMMVQMGQADGMVSGSINTTQETIRPALQIIKTKPGMSIVSSVFLMCLSDRVLVFGDCAVNPNPNAQQLAEIAIQSAGTAAAFGVEPRIAMLSYSTGASGSGAEVDKVREATKIAKEMAPELKLEGPIQYDAAIDPEVAALKLPGSEVAGKATVFIFPDLNTGNNTYKAVQRAAQAVAIGPVLQGLNKPVNDLSRGCTVEDIVNTVVITAIQAQH, from the coding sequence ATGTCTAAAAACCTCTACATCATCGCCACCGAGGCCCGCAGCGGCAAGTCCGCCATCTGCCTGGGCGTGATGCAGCTTCTGCTCAAGGATTTCCAGCGCGTGGCCTTTTTCCGCCCCATCATCTCCGGCTCCGCCCAGGGCAAGCGCGACCACGACATCAACCTGATCCTCTCCCAGTTCTACCTGAACCAGCGCTACGAGGACTCCTTCGTCTACACCCTGGACCAGGCCCGCGACATGATCAACCAGGGCAAGCACACCATCATGCTTGAGAACATCCTGGCCAAGTTCAAGGAGCTGGAATCGCGCTACGACTTCGTGCTCTGCGAAGGCACCGACTTCATGGGCACCGACTCCGCCTTCGAGTTCGACATCAACGCGGAGATCGCCTCCAACCTGGGCTGCCCGGTGATCATCGTGGCCAACGGCCTGGACAAGACCCCCGAGAAGCTGGTGGCCGCCACCCAGATCGCCATCGACACCTTCGAGGAAAAGGGCCTGGACATCTTCGCCACCATCGTCAACCGCGTGGACCCCGGCTTCGAGCAGAAGGTCCTGGACGGGCTGACCTGCAAGTACATCGGCGGACAGGACTGCCTGACCTACGCCATCCCCGAGGACGCCACCCTGGGCAAGCCCACAGTGGGCGACGTGACCAAGTGGCTGGGCGCGCAGGTGCTCTACGGCCAGGACCAGCTGGACACCCCCGTGGACGACTACATCGTGGCCGCCATGCAGGTGGGCAACTTCATGGACTACATCAAGAAGGGCGCGCTGGTCATCACCCCTGGCGACCGCGCCGACGTGGTGCTGGCCTGCTACGCCTCGCGCCTGTCAACCGCCTACCAGGACATCGCGGGCATCGTGCTCACCGGCGGCCTGGACCCCCACAAGAACGTGAAGAAACTGGTGGAAGGCTGGACCGGCATCCCCCTGCCGGTGCTGCTGGCCGAGGGCCACACCTACAAGGTGACGCGCATCCTCATGGACCTCTATGGCCGCATCGAAGCCGACGACCAGAAGAAGATCGCGTCCGCCCTGGGCACCTTCGAGCACCACGTCAAGGGCGACGACTTCCGCTCCCGCCTGGAGTCCAAGAAGTCCTCCAAGATCACGCCCAAGATGTTCGAGTACTCGCTCATCGACCGCGCCAAGAAGGAAAAGCAGCACATCGTCCTGCCCGAGGGCACCTCGCCCCGCATCCTCAAGGCCGCCGACATCCTGCTGCGCCGGGGCGTGGCCGACCTGACCATCCTGGGCAAGGAGAGCGAGGTCCAGCCGCTCATCTCCCAGCTTGGCCTGGACCTGTCCGCCGCGCAGCTTATCGATCCTTCCAAGTCGGAGTTCTACGAGCAGTACTGGACCACCTACTACGGCATGCGCAAGGCCAAGGGCGTCACCGAGGAGATGGCCCGCGACCAGATGCTCTCCCCCACCTACTTCGGCACCATGATGGTGCAGATGGGACAGGCCGACGGCATGGTGTCTGGCTCCATCAACACCACCCAGGAGACCATCCGCCCCGCACTCCAGATCATCAAGACCAAGCCCGGCATGTCCATCGTGAGCTCCGTGTTCCTGATGTGCCTCTCCGACCGGGTGCTGGTGTTTGGCGACTGCGCCGTGAACCCCAACCCCAACGCGCAGCAGCTGGCTGAAATCGCCATCCAGTCCGCCGGGACCGCCGCCGCGTTCGGCGTTGAGCCGCGCATCGCCATGCTCTCCTACTCCACGGGCGCGTCCGGATCGGGCGCGGAAGTGGACAAGGTCCGCGAGGCCACCAAGATCGCCAAGGAGATGGCCCCCGAGCTCAAGCTCGAAGGCCCCATCCAGTACGACGCAGCCATCGACCCCGAAGTCGCGGCGCTGAAGCTCCCCGGCTCGGAAGTGGCGGGCAAGGCCACCGTGTTCATCTTCCCCGACCTGAACACCGGCAACAACACCTACAAGGCCGTCCAGCGCGCCGCCCAGGCCGTGGCCATCGGACCGGTCCTGCAGGGCCTCAACAAACCGGTGAACGATCTGTCCCGCGGATGTACCGTCGAGGACATCGTCAACACCGTCGTCATAACCGCCATCCAGGCGCAACACTAA
- a CDS encoding sulfite exporter TauE/SafE family protein: MLVYLMLYALAGAAAGVLAGLLGVGGGIVIVPVLSVLFVWQGLPTEYLMQMALGTSLASIMFTSISSMRAHHKHGAVRWNVVKMITPGIVIGTLLGSKLAAWLSSGFLKGFFVCFLYFVAAQMFLNFKPKPSREIPGFGATSGVGGFIGVISALVGIGGGTLTVPFMTFCNIPMHQAVGTGAAIGFPIAVAGTVGYIFGGMDKAGLPDYSLGFIYLPAMVGLVVFSMLTAPTGAKIAHKLPVAKLKKVFAAFLLIMATRMLFQIL, from the coding sequence ATGCTTGTGTATCTGATGCTCTACGCCCTGGCGGGCGCTGCGGCCGGAGTGCTGGCCGGACTTCTGGGCGTGGGCGGCGGCATCGTCATCGTGCCGGTGCTGTCGGTTCTGTTCGTGTGGCAGGGGCTTCCCACGGAATACCTGATGCAGATGGCCCTGGGCACGTCCCTGGCCTCCATCATGTTCACGTCCATCTCCAGCATGCGCGCCCACCACAAGCACGGCGCGGTGCGCTGGAACGTGGTCAAGATGATCACCCCCGGCATCGTCATCGGCACGCTGCTTGGCTCCAAGCTGGCGGCCTGGCTGTCCTCGGGATTCCTGAAGGGCTTCTTCGTCTGCTTCCTGTACTTCGTCGCCGCCCAGATGTTTTTGAACTTCAAGCCCAAACCCAGCCGCGAGATCCCGGGCTTTGGCGCCACGTCCGGCGTGGGCGGCTTCATCGGCGTCATCTCCGCCCTGGTGGGCATCGGCGGCGGCACCCTGACCGTACCCTTCATGACCTTCTGCAACATCCCCATGCACCAGGCCGTGGGAACTGGCGCGGCCATCGGCTTCCCCATCGCCGTTGCCGGGACCGTGGGATACATTTTCGGCGGCATGGACAAGGCCGGGCTGCCCGATTACTCTCTGGGCTTCATCTACCTGCCCGCCATGGTGGGCCTGGTGGTGTTCAGCATGCTCACCGCCCCCACCGGCGCAAAGATCGCGCACAAGCTGCCCGTGGCCAAGCTCAAGAAGGTCTTCGCGGCCTTCCTGCTGATCATGGCCACCAGAATGCTGTTCCAGATTCTGTAA
- a CDS encoding LeuA family protein: protein MKIIDSTLREGEQCFGVYLAPEIRADILARLARLGVDEVELGVAGRDASLAGLAAQARVLANAPQTSVWAACREDSILAGAALKTDWLHLGLPVSAAHMEKRLGLTPAELLEHLSRHVKLALEAGAQRVSLGLEDASRADPDFLVQAALAAQEAGALRVRLSDTVGVWNPLEVARLVGDLKSWLDIAVGVHCHNDFGLGTGNALAGLLAGADYADASVLGLGERAGLAALEEVAAYLHMRRGLDYRVEELPGLCAVVARAAGIEISPRKAVAGTGQFACETGLHVHGLARDPSLFEPYDPALLGHTRRTALGKKSGRAAVAAKLAEFGLDASGRDLEALVQAVRAEGERLGRPLTDEEAQTILSR from the coding sequence ATGAAGATCATCGACTCGACCCTGCGCGAGGGCGAACAGTGCTTCGGGGTGTACCTCGCCCCCGAGATCCGCGCGGACATCCTGGCGCGCCTTGCGCGCCTTGGCGTGGACGAGGTGGAGCTCGGCGTTGCCGGGCGCGACGCCTCGCTTGCCGGTCTGGCCGCGCAGGCCCGCGTACTTGCGAACGCGCCCCAGACCTCCGTGTGGGCCGCCTGCCGGGAGGACTCCATCCTGGCCGGAGCAGCCCTGAAGACGGACTGGCTGCACCTGGGGCTGCCCGTGTCCGCCGCACACATGGAGAAGCGCCTGGGCCTCACGCCCGCTGAGCTGCTGGAGCACCTTTCCCGGCACGTGAAGCTGGCCCTGGAGGCCGGAGCGCAGCGGGTGTCGCTGGGGCTGGAGGACGCCTCGCGCGCCGACCCGGATTTCCTGGTGCAGGCCGCGCTGGCCGCCCAGGAGGCAGGAGCCCTGCGGGTTCGCCTGTCGGACACAGTGGGGGTGTGGAATCCCCTGGAAGTGGCCCGGCTGGTGGGGGACCTGAAATCCTGGCTGGACATCGCCGTGGGCGTGCACTGCCACAACGACTTCGGGCTGGGCACGGGCAACGCCCTGGCCGGACTCCTGGCCGGGGCGGACTACGCCGACGCCTCGGTGCTGGGCCTTGGAGAGCGAGCCGGACTGGCCGCGCTCGAGGAGGTGGCCGCGTACCTGCACATGCGCAGGGGCCTGGACTATCGCGTGGAGGAGTTGCCCGGACTGTGCGCCGTAGTGGCCCGGGCCGCCGGGATCGAGATTTCGCCGCGCAAGGCAGTGGCAGGAACCGGACAGTTCGCCTGCGAGACCGGGCTGCATGTGCACGGGCTGGCCCGCGACCCGTCCCTGTTCGAGCCCTACGACCCGGCCTTGCTGGGACACACGCGCCGCACGGCCCTGGGCAAGAAGAGCGGACGCGCCGCCGTGGCCGCTAAACTGGCCGAATTCGGGCTGGACGCCTCCGGGCGCGACCTGGAAGCCCTGGTCCAGGCCGTGCGCGCCGAAGGAGAGAGGCTTGGCCGCCCTCTCACGGACGAAGAGGCGCAGACGATCTTGTCGCGCTGA